In the genome of Cercospora beticola chromosome 2, complete sequence, one region contains:
- a CDS encoding uncharacterized protein (BUSCO:EOG09264YNR), which produces MPLCGGTKTVQRKLVLLGDGACGKTSLLNVFTRGYFPTVYEPTVFENYVHDIFIDNVHVELSLWDTAGQEEFDRLRSLSYDDTHAIMLCFSVDSPDSLENVESKWVGEIAENCPGVRLVLVALKCDLREAKDEDDDGAAPAREGKKELIDYKAGLAVAEKIKALRYLECSAMKNRGVNEAFTEAARVALQVKNVKGDKSSAASCSMM; this is translated from the exons ATGCCATTGTGCGGCGGGACGAAGACGGTGCAGCGCAAGCTGGTATTGCT AGGCGACGGTGCTTGCGGAAAGACTTCATTGCTTAACGTGTTCACGAGGGGATATTTCCCAACagtata CGAACCCACCGTCTTCGAGAACTACGTCCacgacatcttcatcgacaaTGTCCACGTGGAACTCTCCTTATGGGATACCGCCGGGCAAGAAGAATTCGACCGACTCCGATCGCTCTCGTACGATGACACCCACGCCATCATGCTCTGCTTCAGCGTCGATTCGCCCGATTCATTAGAGAACGTGGAAAGCAAATGGGTAGGAGAAATTGCTGAGAACTGCCCCGGCGTAAGATTAGTGCTCGTTGCGCTCAAGTGCGATTTGCGAGAGGCGaaagacgaggatgatgacgggGCAGCCCCAGCAAGAGAGGGAAAGAAGGAGTTGATCGATTATAAAGCCGGACTCGCGGTTGCGGAAAAGATCAAGGCGTTGAGATATCTTG AATGCTCCGCCATGAAGAATCGAGGCGTTAACGAAGCCTTCACCGAGGCCGCACGCGTGGCATTACAAGTCAAGAATGTCAAGGGCGATAAGTCGtctgctgcgagctgctcCATGATGTAA
- a CDS encoding uncharacterized protein (MEROPS:MER0029056), which translates to MAYEAGHQISDDELAQLQKASEGYEPPVSGPLIGHRQPSTAITSEYASADPVYQAKTQSLPQKYSHYRTVRGDGKCGWRAVAFGYYEALIHHGDLNRFGMEEARLKSIAPLMTQAGFNPTVIDDFADEAFDLLRELANAMAEGLDAGGLLVDKFNDDVVQNYIITYMRSLTAAWMKSKETEYAPWLLGQTVESYCQNQVLPVKAEIDNVALSALKDVLLSPAGILLEVLYLDRSEGSEVTMHRFDPVASGGFILGSVRLLYRPGHYDILYKQEDLPVPPPSPAAVPTYLQYGSQTYYEPAATFNGSDFMALLPGMSYANQTPFCGMPSSFDSYDSASDFNFTTNSKAPVTTCTPAVPTPSAPAPQPHMQSQSMFASASPPVQMVPPASQLAHDMVVRNVPQFNHSDFGGGPFRPSAWQFDSEFVSQSQMPFQTSIFRNSPFNQAHFQNPDFQPEQWDPEGEYATASSSSSSKSSRHKNSG; encoded by the exons ATGGCGTACGAGGCCGGCCACCAGATCTCCGACGACGAACTTGCGCAGCTCCAGAAGGCCAGCGAGGGCTACGAACCGCCCGTTTCC GGGCCTTTGATCGGGCATCGACAACCAAGCACAGCCATCACCAGCGAATACGCCTCGGCTGATCCTGTATACCAGGCGAAGACGCAG TCGCTGCCGCAAAAGTACTCCCACTACCGCACCGTTCGAGGCGATGGCAAGTGCGGATGGAGAG CTGTGGCATTTGGCTACTATGAAGCACTTATTCATCATGGTGACTTGAACCGCTTTGGCATGGAGGAGGCTCGCCTCAAGTCGATTGCTCCTCTCATGACCCAAGCCGGCTTCAATCCCACCGTTATTGATGATTTCGCCGACGAAGCGTTCGACCTGCTGCGTGAGCTCGCCAACGCAATGGCCGAAGGCCTGGACGCTGGCGGTCTGCTCGTAGACAAGTTCAACGACGACGTGGTGCAGAACTACATCATCACCTACATGAGG TCTCTCACGGCAGCCTGGATGAAGAGCAAGGAGACGGAATACGCTCCTTGGTTGCTCGGGCAGACTGTCGAAAGCTATTGCCAGAATCAAGTCCTTCCCGTTAAGGCAGAGATCGACAATGTTGCCTTGAGCGCTCTCAAGGATGTCCTCCTGTCCCCAGCAGGCATCTTGCTCGAAGTGCTCTATCTCGACCGCAGCGAAGGCAGCGAAGTTACCATGCACAGGTTCGACCCAGTCGCGTCCGGAGGCTTCATACTCGGCAGTGTACGCTTACTTTACAGACC TGGCCACTATGATATACTGTACAAGCAAGAAGACCTCCCGGTGCCGCCTCCATCACCCGCTGCTGTGCCCACGTATTTGCAATATGGCTCTCAGACGTACTACGAACCGGCCGCCACCTTCAATGGCTCGGACTTCATGGCATTGTTACCTGGCATGTCGTACGCCAACCAGACTCCCTTCTGTGGCATGCCGTCCAGCTTTGACTCTTACGACTCGGCCTCGGACTTCAACTTCACTACCAACAGCAAAGCTCCTGTGACCACTTGCACACCAGCCGTTCCCACTCCATCTGCGCCGGCTCCTCAGCCGCACATGCAATCTCAGTCAATGTTCGCATCAGCGAGTCCACCAGTCCAGATGGTTCCACCAGCTTCTCAGCTCGCACATGACATGGTGGTACGGAACGTTCCTCAGTTCAACCACTCTGATTTTGGTGGTGGGCCATTCCGCCCTTCAGCGTGGCAGTTCGATTCCGAGTTCGTGTCACAATCGCAGATGCCGTTCCAGACCTCGATCTTCAGGAA CTCCCCATTCAACCAGGCTCACTTCCAGAATCCGGATTTCCAGCCCGAGCAATGGGATCCTGAAGGCGAATATGCCacggcaagcagcagcagcagcagcaagagttCGCGACACAAGAATAGCGGATGA
- the CRP6 gene encoding 40S ribosomal protein eS27 has protein sequence MVLAVDLLNPTPQAEARKHKLKTLVPGPRSFFMDVKCPGCFTITTVFSHAQTVVVCAGCSQVLCQPTGGKARLTEGCSFRRK, from the exons ATG GTTCTCGCAGTCGATCTTCTGAACCCAACCCCTCAGGCTGAGGCCCGCAAGCACAAGCTGAAG ACTCTTGTCCCAGGCCCACGCTCATTCTTCATGGACGTCAAGTGCCCTGGCTgcttcaccatcaccaccgtCTTTTCGCACGCACAAACCGTCGTTGTCTGCGCCGGCTGCTCGCAGGTCCTCTGCCAACCAACTGGTGGCAAGGCCCGTCTTACCGAGGGCTGCTCTTTCCGGAGAAAGTAG